The following are encoded together in the Pygocentrus nattereri isolate fPygNat1 chromosome 15, fPygNat1.pri, whole genome shotgun sequence genome:
- the LOC108430073 gene encoding C2 calcium-dependent domain-containing protein 4C has translation MWVLEKIRSSVETNVPRQGDAGDKQDKAPIYSNVLTPDKIPDFFIPPKLVSCPPEAETPDVKPKEGLRPSTSEQTIGNKILSSPRSPRLVSKLAGDTKNLLKAANRHIIQIESADDVVADDTNADPQSQTAMSLPYIPKTQTSYGFATLMESPHTRRKESLFHCDHTSPVTSPNTQRRSQSKSSRDSSHLNPVDFNTSHISPYRYFSGGESDTCSSAESSPFSSPLLSRSASLLKIFTHETQAKVVKAKRTFARHSSLSTDECSSAEPSPSVPRRIHCHSGGGPLDHHGRDRQQREHMVNLHKGGTIRLCADYDAGTARLRIRIVAAEDLYDQMFDIKSINCCVSLYLNPGKLQKQRSTIIKNSRNPVFNEDFFFDSVSSVQVKNLALKIKVVNKGTSLKRDSLLGEREVPLGKLLPGL, from the coding sequence ATGTGGGTTCTGGAGAAGATTCGGAGCTCAGTAGAGACCAACGTGCCTCGTCAAGGGGATGCGGGAGATAAACAAGACAAAGCCCCCATCTATAGCAATGTTCTCACCCCTGACAAAATCCCTGACTTTTTCATCCCTCCTAAGCTGGTAAGCTGCCCACCAGAGGCTGAGACCCCAGATGTCAAACCCAAGGAAGGTCTGCGGCCCTCTACCTCGGAGCAGACCATTGGCAACAAGATCCTCAGTAGCCCTCGGAGTCCCCGCCTGGTCAGCAAGCTGGCTGGAGACACAAAGAACCTTCTGAAGGCCGCCAACCGTCATATCATTCAGATTGAAAGCGCAGATGACGTTGTTGCAGACGATACCAATGCCGATCCTCAGTCCCAGACTGCCATGTCGCTACCATATATCCCAAAGACTCAGACGTCCTATGGGTTTGCCACACTAATGGAGAGTCCCCACACTCGCCGGAAAGAATCCCTGTTCCACTGCGACCACACAAGTCCTGTGACTTCTCCGAACACCCAGCGCAGATCCCAGAGCAAGAGCAGCAGGGACAGCAGTCATCTGAACCCTGTGGATTTCAACACATCTCATATCAGCCCATATCGCTACTTCAGTGGGGGCGAGAGTGACACTTGTTCCTCAGCAGAATCGTCCCCTTTCAGCTCCCCACTGTTGTCCCGTTCTGCTTCCCTGCTCAAGATTTTCACCCACGAGACCCAGGCCAAGGTGGTCAAAGCCAAGAGGACCTTTGCCCGGCACAGTTCGCTCTCCACAGATGAATGCAGCTCGGCAGAGCCCAGCCCCAGCGTGCCCAGAAGGATCCACTGCCACTCAGGAGGTGGTCCTCTGGACCATCATGGAAGGGACAGGCAGCAAAGGGAGCACATGGTCAACCTCCACAAGGGTGGCACAATCCGGCTCTGCGCAGACTATGATGCGGGTACGGCCCGCCTGCGGATACGCATCGTAGCGGCTGAGGACCTCTACGACCAGATGTTTGACATCAAGAGCATCAACTGTTGCGTATCGCTCTACCTCAACCCAGGCAAGCTGCAGAAGCAGAGGAGCACCATCATAAAGAACAGCCGCAATCCCGTCTTCAATGAGGACTTCTTCTTTGACTCGGTTAGCTCGGTGCAGGTGAAGAACCTTGCGCTGAAGATCAAAGTGGTGAATAAAGGCACTAGCCTGAAAAGGGACAGCttactgggagagagagaggtcccTCTGGGAAAGCTGCTGCCTGGTCTTTAA
- the cdc34a gene encoding cell division cycle 34 homolog (S. cerevisiae) a yields the protein MAQHGHHVASSQKALMLELKSLQDEPVEGFKITLVDESDLYNWEVAIFGPPNTHYEGGYFKARIKFPIDYPYSPPSFRFLTKMWHPNIYENGDVCISILHPPVDDPQSGELPSERWNPTQNVRTILLSVISLLNEPNTFSPANVDASVMYRKWRDSKGREREYADIIRKQVLTTKADAERDGVKVPTTLAEYCVRTRVAPPDEGSTLFYDEYYDDDEQLDEDSDEEEDCCYDDDDSGTEDS from the exons ATGGCTCAGCATGGACATCATGTTGCGAGTTCACAAAAGGCGTTAATGTTGGAGCTGAAAAGTCTTCAGGATGAGCCCGTAGAAGGGTTCAAAATAACTTTGGTGGACGAGTCGGACTTGTACAACTGGGAAGTGGCGATTTTCGGACCTCCAAATACACATTATGAGGGTGGTTATTTTAAG GCTCGTATCAAGTTCCCTATTGATTATCCTTACTCACCTCCATCCTTCAGATTCCTCACCAAGATGTGGCACCCCAACATTTATGAA AATGGAGATGTGTGTATTTCCATTCTGCACCCTCCAGTAGATGACCCCCAGAGTGGAGAGCTGCCCTCAGAGAGATGGAACCCCACACAAAATGTCAG GACAATCTTGCTGAGTGTGATCTCTCTGCTGAACGAGCCCAACACATTTTCCCCAGCCAATGTGGATGCCTCAGTCATGTACCGCAAGTGGAGGGACAGCAAAGGCAGGGAGCGGGAGTATGCGGACATAATCAG GAAGCAGGTTTTAACCACTAAAGCAGATGCAGAGCGTGACGGAGTGAAAGTTCCGACCACTCTGGCTGAATACTGCGTCCGCACCCGTGTTGCACCACCTGATGAGGGTTCCACACTCTTCTATGATGAATATTACGACGATGATGAGCAGTTAGACGAGGACAGTGATGAGGAAGAGGACTGTTGTTATGATGACGACGACTCTGGCACCGAGGACTCATGA